From the Lolium rigidum isolate FL_2022 chromosome 2, APGP_CSIRO_Lrig_0.1, whole genome shotgun sequence genome, one window contains:
- the LOC124691392 gene encoding Golgi SNAP receptor complex member 1-2-like: MMHGVGSSDAAAAASLELQESGWEELRREARKLEGDLDVKLSSYARLAARSSSSAASSPTADRSSWKSTELEIQALLDKLQDVNDAMSRCAAPAAPSNASVSQKLARHRDILHEFTQEFRRTRGNLSSMREHADLLSSVRGDITESKATGGMSPRVHLLRERASIHGSINQIDEVIGQAQSTRSALSNQRALFGDVQGKVKQLGEKFPVVRGLLGAIKRKKSKDTIILSAVIAACTMFLIIYWLSK, encoded by the exons ATGATGCACGGCGTGGGATCgtcggacgcggcggcggcggcgtcgctggAGCTGCAGGAGTCCGGGTGGGAGGAGCTGCGGCGGGAGGCGCGGAAGCTGGAGGGCGACCTGGACGTGAAGCTCTCCTCCTACGCGCGCCtcgccgcgcgctcctcctcgtcggcggcaTCCTCGCCCACCGCCGACCGCTCCTCCTGGAAGTCCACGGAGCTCGAGATCCAGGCGCTGCTCGACAAGCTGCAGGACGTCAACGACGCCATGAGCCGCtgcgccgcgcccgccgcccccTCCAATGCCTCCGTCTCCCAGAAGCTCGCGCGCCACCGCGACATCCTGCACGAGTTCACGCAG GAGTTCAGGAGGACGCGCGGGAACCTGAGCTCCATGAGGGAGCACGCGGATCTCCTCAGCTCCGTGCGCGGCGACATCACCGAGTCCAAG GCTACCGGCGGCATGTCGCCCAGGGTGCATTTGCTCCGGGAGAGGGCTTCCATTCATGGCAGCATCAACCAG ATCGATGAGGTAATTGGCCAAGCTCAAAGCACAAGATCAGCCCTATCCAACCAGAGGGCCTTGTTTGGAGATGTTCAGGGAAAAGTCAAGCAGCTGGGTGAAAAATTCCCTGTTGTCCGAGGCCTTCTTG GCGCCATCAAGAGGAAGAAAtcaaaggacacaatcattctttcagCAGTAATCGCAGCCTGCACCATGTTTTTGATCATTTATTGGCTCTCGAAATGA